In Mauremys reevesii isolate NIE-2019 linkage group 8, ASM1616193v1, whole genome shotgun sequence, a single genomic region encodes these proteins:
- the HDAC3 gene encoding histone deacetylase 3 isoform X2, which translates to MTVSFHKYGNYFFPGTGDMYEVGAESGRYYCLNVPLRDGIDDQSYKHLFQPVINQVVDYYQPTCIVLQCGADSLGCDRLGCFNLSIRGHGECVEYVKSFNIPLLVLGGGGYTVRNVARCWTYETSLLVDEAISEELPYSEYFEYFAPDFTLHPDVSTRIENQNSRQYLDQIRQTIFENLKMLNHAPSVQIHDVPSDLLSYDRADEPDAEERGSEENYNRPEASNEFYDGDHDNDKESDVEI; encoded by the exons ATGACAGTATCTTTTCACAAATATGGGAACTACTTCTTCCCTGGTACAG GTGACATGTACGAGGTTGGGGCAGAGAGTGGCCGCTATTATTGCCTCAATGTGCCACTGCGGGATGGCATTGATGACCAAA GTTATAAACACCTCTTCCAGCCAGTCATTAACCAGGTGGTGGACTACTACCAGCCCACATGCATAGTGCTACAG TGCGGTGCTGACTCCCTGGGTTGTGACCGTCTGGGTTGCTTTAACCTCAGTATAAGAGGACATGG GGAGTGTGTGGAGTATGTAAAGAGTTTCAACATCCCCCTTCTGGTGCTGGGAGGAGGTGGCTATACTGTTCGTAATGTGGCACGATGCTG GACCTATGAAACGTCGCTGCTTGTGGATGAAGCAATTAGTGAGGAACTCCCATACAGTG AATACTTCGAGTACTTTGCTCCAGACTTTACCCTCCACCCAGATGTCAGTACAAGAATTGAGAACCAGAACTCTAGACAG TACTTGGATCAAATCAGACAGACAATATTTGAGAATCTGAAAATGCTGAACCATGCTCCCAGTGTCCAGATCCATGATGTTCCTTCTGACCTGCTCAGTTATGACCGTGCAGACGAGCCTGATGCAGAGGAGAGAGGCTCTGAGGAGAACTACAACAG GCCTGAGGCTTCTAATGAGTTCTATGATGGTGACCACGATAATGATAAAGAAAGTGATGTCGAGATCTGA